In the genome of Nocardia sp. NBC_00416, one region contains:
- a CDS encoding cytochrome P450, protein MKPEYVFRWVDKHGVIRLGKKAQLRRGDLFARLNGGPEGIENPYPLIEELRGDGGLRRIRPLWITMDHALCREILRDNRFGVGMPTVLRMPEFVRRALDRRPIPANPVDPPSMLMLDQPEHTRMRKPVAAAFTPRAIARLRDRVTTVTDELLAALPDDGPADLVGEFAAQVPIAIISEMLGFPDRDREMFLRWGDAISPLLDIGISWSTHERAMRSSEAVQDYLLAHIDRLRIEPGEDVLSSLVTKGELSTHELCASATLLMGAGFETTVNLIGKGIVLLLEHPDQLARLRAEPDLWPGAVEEILRFDPPVQTTARIAQTDVDIDGRQLRRGASVVLSLAGANRDPKMFPDPARFDITRDNAKEHLGFSSGIHACLGASLARMEAAYALRALFEQFPGLRLSGPPRRRQLYTLHGYESLPVRTGSRALSRQPIA, encoded by the coding sequence ATGAAGCCGGAATATGTGTTCCGCTGGGTCGACAAGCACGGCGTGATCAGGCTCGGGAAGAAGGCGCAGCTACGGCGGGGCGACCTGTTCGCCCGCCTGAACGGCGGTCCGGAGGGAATCGAGAACCCGTACCCGCTCATCGAGGAGCTTCGCGGGGACGGCGGGTTGCGCAGAATTCGGCCGCTCTGGATCACCATGGACCACGCGCTGTGCCGGGAGATATTGCGCGACAACCGGTTCGGCGTCGGAATGCCGACCGTGTTACGCATGCCGGAGTTCGTGCGCCGAGCCCTGGACCGACGGCCGATCCCGGCCAACCCGGTCGACCCGCCGTCGATGTTGATGCTCGACCAACCCGAACACACCAGGATGCGCAAACCGGTGGCGGCGGCCTTCACCCCGCGGGCTATCGCCCGGCTGCGCGATCGGGTCACCACCGTCACCGATGAACTGCTCGCGGCGCTGCCCGACGACGGTCCGGCGGATCTGGTCGGCGAATTCGCGGCGCAGGTGCCGATCGCCATCATCTCCGAAATGCTCGGATTCCCCGATCGCGACAGGGAGATGTTCCTGCGCTGGGGCGACGCGATCAGTCCGCTGCTGGATATCGGCATCTCCTGGAGCACCCACGAACGCGCCATGCGTTCTTCGGAAGCGGTACAGGACTATCTGCTCGCCCATATCGACCGGCTGCGCATCGAACCCGGCGAGGACGTGCTGAGCAGTCTGGTCACCAAAGGGGAACTGTCCACCCATGAGCTGTGCGCGTCGGCGACGCTGCTGATGGGCGCGGGATTCGAGACCACGGTCAACCTCATCGGCAAGGGCATCGTGCTCCTGCTCGAACATCCGGATCAACTGGCCCGCCTGCGGGCCGAACCGGACCTGTGGCCCGGTGCGGTCGAAGAGATCCTGCGCTTCGATCCGCCGGTGCAGACCACCGCGCGCATCGCACAGACCGACGTGGACATCGACGGCCGGCAGTTGCGAAGAGGCGCGTCGGTGGTGTTGTCGCTGGCAGGCGCCAATCGCGATCCGAAAATGTTCCCGGACCCCGCCCGCTTCGACATCACCCGCGACAACGCCAAGGAACACCTCGGGTTCAGCAGCGGAATACACGCCTGCCTCGGCGCCAGTCTGGCCAGGATGGAAGCGGCCTACGCGCTGCGCGCACTGTTCGAACAGTTCCCCGGCCTCCGCCTCAGCGGTCCGCCCCGGCGTCGTCAGCTGTACACCCTGCACGGCTATGAGAGCCTGCCCGTCCGAACCGGCTCCCGGGCCCTTTCCCGGCAACCCATCGCGTGA
- a CDS encoding TIGR03089 family protein yields MRDIDQATTLPEAVLEPILEREPAGPRVTWYDDATGARIELSGLTLANWAAKTANLIRDEFGLTPGARVAVLLPAHWQTAAVLLGCWWAGTEVVLRSDPDAELAFAAADRLAETEDTPEVAALSLDPMGGPVRDLPIGVTDYATAVRVHGDQFLPGGAGAALDGMPVSEVLAEARKSAALQGFSEGDRVLSSATWDTPAELIDGYLAVLAAGASLVQVANPDPAQRERRVDSERVTRIR; encoded by the coding sequence ATGCGTGACATAGACCAGGCAACGACACTCCCCGAAGCGGTGCTCGAGCCGATTCTGGAACGCGAACCGGCAGGTCCCCGCGTTACGTGGTACGACGACGCGACCGGGGCCCGGATCGAGCTGTCCGGGCTCACCCTGGCCAACTGGGCCGCCAAGACCGCCAATCTGATCCGTGACGAATTCGGGCTCACTCCGGGCGCGCGGGTGGCGGTGCTGCTTCCCGCGCACTGGCAGACCGCCGCGGTTCTGCTCGGCTGCTGGTGGGCCGGAACGGAAGTGGTGCTGCGGTCCGACCCGGACGCCGAACTGGCGTTCGCCGCGGCCGACCGGCTGGCCGAGACCGAGGACACCCCCGAGGTCGCGGCGTTGTCGCTGGACCCGATGGGCGGGCCGGTCCGCGATCTGCCGATCGGCGTCACCGACTACGCGACGGCTGTCCGGGTGCACGGTGATCAGTTCCTGCCCGGCGGCGCCGGTGCGGCCCTCGACGGCATGCCGGTTTCGGAGGTGCTCGCCGAGGCCCGTAAATCGGCTGCCCTGCAGGGGTTCTCCGAAGGCGACCGGGTGCTCTCCAGCGCCACCTGGGACACTCCCGCCGAGTTGATCGACGGATATCTCGCCGTGCTCGCGGCGGGCGCGTCATTGGTGCAGGTGGCCAATCCCGATCCGGCGCAACGGGAGCGGCGGGTGGACAGCGAACGGGTCACCCGCATCCGCTGA
- a CDS encoding LCP family protein → MAQRGEPTLWSPVRVLVASVALIVLVATGFAWRGVDSLVSNIERISDLGLGGHRDGAVDILLVGVDSRTDAKGDPLSDAERAMLHAGDEIGTNTDTIVLVRVPNDGRSATAISIPRDAYVDIPGLGKGKINSAYGITKQTVQDDLLAEGSSAEEAEAQSTQRGRQALIESVAGLTGITVDHYAEVSLLGFVLLTDAVGGVDVCLRHAVDEPLSGAYFPGGRQKLDGPQALSFVRQRHNLERGDLDRIVRQQVFMAQLVHQVVSADTLSNPSRLRELSDAVGRTVVLDEGWDLLAFLDQLQDLAAGEVTFETIPVADLNGTTSNGESVVRVDPAEVQDYVAALVGEEPASQAAGTTTASAPDIDPGTVEVAVYNSSTVSGLASSVAQELLALGYRTGDVGNYSGGSVSQSQVLASSATDPGARAVATVLGGLPVEPDPSLAAGTVNVVLASDYAGPGSGSEDVFDFGNTSTSATPVPPAPPIAAAEDGPTCVN, encoded by the coding sequence GTGGCGCAGCGTGGGGAGCCGACGTTGTGGAGTCCGGTGCGGGTCCTGGTCGCATCGGTTGCTCTGATTGTGCTGGTGGCGACCGGGTTCGCTTGGCGTGGTGTGGATTCGCTGGTGTCGAATATCGAGCGGATCAGCGATCTGGGCCTGGGTGGGCATCGCGACGGTGCGGTGGATATCCTGCTCGTGGGCGTGGACTCGCGTACCGACGCGAAAGGCGATCCGCTCAGCGACGCCGAACGGGCCATGCTGCACGCGGGCGACGAGATCGGAACCAACACCGACACCATCGTGCTGGTCCGGGTTCCGAACGACGGCCGGTCGGCCACGGCCATCTCGATTCCTCGCGACGCCTACGTCGATATCCCGGGCCTGGGCAAAGGCAAGATCAACTCCGCGTACGGGATCACGAAGCAGACCGTGCAGGACGATCTGCTCGCCGAAGGCTCCTCGGCCGAGGAAGCCGAGGCCCAGTCCACCCAGCGTGGACGGCAGGCGCTGATCGAATCCGTGGCCGGACTCACCGGGATCACCGTCGACCACTACGCCGAGGTCAGCCTGCTCGGGTTCGTTCTGCTCACCGACGCGGTCGGCGGGGTGGACGTCTGCCTGCGGCATGCGGTGGACGAGCCGCTGTCCGGTGCGTATTTCCCGGGCGGCCGGCAGAAACTGGACGGACCGCAGGCCTTGAGCTTCGTCCGGCAGCGGCACAATCTCGAGCGCGGGGATCTGGACCGCATCGTGCGCCAGCAGGTGTTCATGGCGCAACTGGTGCACCAGGTGGTCAGTGCCGACACGTTGAGCAATCCGAGCCGGTTGCGCGAACTCAGCGACGCGGTCGGGCGCACGGTCGTACTCGACGAGGGCTGGGATCTGCTGGCCTTCCTCGACCAACTCCAGGACCTCGCCGCCGGCGAGGTCACCTTCGAAACCATTCCGGTCGCCGATCTCAACGGCACCACCTCCAACGGTGAATCGGTGGTCCGGGTCGATCCCGCCGAAGTGCAGGACTATGTCGCGGCGCTGGTCGGGGAGGAGCCCGCGAGCCAGGCCGCCGGGACGACGACGGCCTCCGCTCCCGATATCGATCCGGGGACGGTCGAAGTGGCCGTGTACAACTCCAGCACGGTCTCCGGCCTGGCGAGCTCGGTCGCCCAGGAACTCCTCGCTCTCGGTTACCGCACGGGAGACGTGGGTAACTATTCGGGTGGGTCGGTGTCACAGAGCCAGGTGCTCGCCTCCTCGGCAACGGATCCGGGCGCCCGGGCCGTCGCGACCGTGCTCGGCGGGCTCCCCGTCGAACCGGATCCATCGCTGGCGGCGGGGACGGTGAACGTGGTCCTGGCGAGCGACTACGCTGGCCCCGGATCCGGTAGCGAGGATGTGTTCGATTTCGGCAATACGTCGACGTCGGCCACCCCGGTGCCGCCCGCGCCGCCGATCGCGGCGGCCGAAGACGGACCCACCTGTGTGAATTGA
- the rfbD gene encoding dTDP-4-dehydrorhamnose reductase — MNAAVPPGNEIADRLLVTGAGGQVGGELLRLIPDMRAFTRSALDITDRAAVESVVRPGDIVLNCAAYTAVDRAESEPEAAFAGNETGPAVLAAACARVGARLIHLSTDYVFPGTGAAPYEPADATGPSTVYGRSKLAGERAVRELCPHAQIVRTAWVYTGTDGDFVATMRRLESERDTVSVVDDQIGSPTYAADLAAALLDLAAHPEAPAVLHATNSGRASWFDLARAVFAGIGADPARVHPCTTAEFPRPAARPAYSVLSGTAWHDAGLTPLRPWKSALTEALTRAAH; from the coding sequence GTGAACGCCGCTGTACCGCCCGGAAACGAAATCGCCGACCGCCTCCTCGTCACCGGGGCGGGCGGTCAGGTGGGTGGTGAGCTACTCCGGCTGATACCCGATATGCGTGCCTTCACCCGGTCCGCGCTCGACATCACCGATCGCGCCGCCGTGGAATCGGTGGTGCGTCCCGGCGATATCGTCCTCAATTGTGCCGCCTACACCGCCGTCGATCGGGCCGAATCGGAGCCCGAGGCCGCGTTCGCGGGCAACGAGACCGGTCCGGCGGTGCTGGCCGCGGCCTGCGCGCGCGTCGGCGCCCGCCTGATCCACCTGTCGACCGATTACGTTTTCCCGGGCACCGGCGCGGCCCCCTACGAGCCCGCCGACGCCACCGGGCCCAGCACCGTCTACGGGCGTTCGAAACTCGCCGGTGAGCGTGCGGTGCGCGAACTCTGCCCGCACGCGCAGATCGTCCGGACCGCCTGGGTCTACACGGGGACCGACGGTGATTTCGTGGCCACCATGCGGCGGCTGGAATCCGAACGCGACACCGTATCGGTGGTGGACGACCAGATCGGGTCCCCCACCTACGCTGCCGACCTCGCCGCCGCGCTGCTCGACCTGGCCGCGCATCCGGAGGCCCCCGCCGTACTGCACGCGACGAACTCGGGCCGGGCCAGCTGGTTCGATCTGGCGCGCGCGGTATTCGCCGGAATCGGCGCCGACCCCGCACGGGTGCACCCCTGCACCACCGCCGAATTCCCTCGGCCGGCCGCCCGGCCCGCCTACTCGGTACTGTCCGGTACAGCCTGGCACGACGCCGGACTGACGCCCTTGCGCCCATGGAAATCCGCGCTGACCGAGGCATTGACCCGGGCGGCCCATTAG
- a CDS encoding glycosyltransferase family 2 protein, whose translation MSASDNPDHQPDRPRLAVVTVTYSPGEHLEHFISTLTTATAEKPQVILADNGSTDGVPELVADANAHVRFLPTGGNIGYGGAINRAVAELDPDLEYVLIANPDIRWGNDSIDIMLEAAGRWPRAGAIGPMVLEPDGSVYPSARSVPGLLDGAGHAILGAVWKTNPWTRRYRQENEEISERTVGWLSGSCLLVRREAFDSIDGFDSRYFMYMEDVDFGDRMGRAGWHNVFVPDAEVTHAKGHAAGRHPEKMLPAHHASAYRFQADRHPHWWQAPLRVALKAGLAVRCRIAVRSALRARDREQAG comes from the coding sequence GTGAGCGCTTCCGATAACCCGGACCATCAGCCTGACCGCCCACGCCTGGCCGTGGTCACGGTCACCTATTCGCCGGGCGAACATCTCGAGCATTTCATCAGTACCCTGACGACCGCCACTGCGGAGAAGCCGCAGGTGATCCTGGCCGACAACGGTTCCACCGACGGCGTTCCCGAACTGGTGGCCGACGCCAACGCACATGTGCGGTTCCTACCGACCGGCGGGAACATCGGATACGGCGGCGCGATCAACCGGGCCGTCGCCGAACTCGATCCCGACCTCGAATACGTACTGATCGCCAACCCCGATATCCGCTGGGGCAACGACTCGATCGACATCATGCTGGAAGCGGCCGGCCGCTGGCCCCGCGCCGGCGCGATCGGACCCATGGTCCTCGAGCCCGACGGTAGCGTCTACCCCTCCGCCCGATCGGTCCCCGGCCTGCTCGACGGCGCCGGTCACGCGATACTCGGCGCGGTGTGGAAGACCAACCCGTGGACCCGGCGCTACCGCCAGGAGAACGAGGAGATCTCCGAACGCACCGTCGGCTGGCTGTCCGGCTCGTGCCTGCTGGTGCGCCGCGAAGCGTTCGACTCGATCGACGGTTTCGATTCCCGCTACTTCATGTACATGGAGGACGTCGACTTCGGCGACCGGATGGGCAGGGCAGGCTGGCACAACGTCTTCGTGCCCGACGCCGAGGTCACCCACGCCAAAGGACACGCGGCCGGGCGCCACCCCGAGAAGATGTTGCCCGCCCACCACGCCAGCGCCTACCGATTCCAAGCCGATCGGCATCCGCACTGGTGGCAGGCCCCGCTGCGGGTGGCGCTGAAGGCCGGACTTGCGGTGCGCTGCCGGATTGCGGTTCGATCCGCTCTGCGTGCACGGGACCGGGAACAGGCCGGATAG
- a CDS encoding NDP-sugar synthase: protein MASQAGADAVILVGGKGTRLRPLTLSAPKPMLPTAGLPFLTHLLTRIAAAGLTHVVLGTSYKAEVFEEHFGDGSEFGLDIEYVTETEPLGTGGGIRNVLPRLTADNVMVFNGDVLGGTDLRAILATHETTEADVTLHLVRVSDPRAFGCVPTDADGRVTAFLEKTQDPPTDQINAGCYVFRREYIEKIPAGRPVSVEREVFPALLTEGARVQGHVDTSYWRDMGTPEDFVRGSADLVRGIAPSPALPGQRGESLVHEGAGIAPGALLIGGTVVGRGAEVGAGARLDGAILFDGAKVEAGATVERSIIGFGARIGPRALVRDGVIGDGASVGARCELLRGARVWPGVQIPDGGIRFSTDV from the coding sequence ATGGCATCACAAGCAGGCGCGGACGCGGTGATTCTGGTCGGCGGAAAGGGCACCCGGCTGCGGCCGCTGACCCTGTCGGCGCCCAAACCGATGCTTCCGACGGCCGGGCTCCCGTTCCTGACCCATCTGCTGACCCGGATCGCCGCCGCCGGCCTCACCCATGTGGTGCTCGGCACGTCCTACAAGGCCGAGGTCTTCGAGGAGCACTTCGGCGACGGCTCCGAATTCGGGCTGGACATCGAGTACGTCACCGAGACCGAGCCGCTGGGGACCGGCGGCGGCATCCGCAATGTGCTGCCCCGGCTCACCGCGGACAACGTCATGGTGTTCAACGGCGACGTCCTGGGCGGCACCGATCTGCGCGCCATCCTGGCGACCCACGAAACCACCGAAGCCGACGTCACCCTGCACCTCGTGCGGGTCAGCGACCCCCGCGCCTTCGGTTGTGTCCCGACCGACGCCGACGGCCGCGTCACGGCGTTCCTGGAGAAGACCCAGGATCCGCCGACCGACCAGATCAACGCCGGTTGCTACGTGTTCCGTCGCGAATACATCGAGAAGATCCCGGCCGGGCGCCCCGTCTCCGTGGAACGCGAAGTGTTCCCGGCTCTGCTCACCGAGGGCGCGCGTGTCCAGGGACACGTCGATACCTCCTACTGGCGCGATATGGGCACCCCGGAGGACTTCGTCCGCGGATCCGCCGATCTGGTCCGCGGTATCGCCCCCTCTCCCGCGCTGCCCGGCCAGCGGGGAGAATCCCTGGTCCACGAAGGCGCCGGCATCGCGCCGGGGGCCCTGCTCATCGGCGGCACAGTGGTCGGCCGCGGCGCCGAAGTCGGCGCCGGGGCCCGGCTGGACGGCGCGATCCTGTTCGACGGCGCCAAAGTGGAGGCCGGCGCGACGGTCGAACGCTCCATCATCGGCTTCGGGGCCCGTATCGGCCCGCGTGCCCTGGTCCGCGACGGAGTGATCGGCGACGGAGCCAGTGTCGGCGCCCGCTGTGAACTGCTGCGTGGCGCCCGGGTCTGGCCGGGAGTGCAGATCCCCGACGGGGGCATCCGCTTCTCGACCGACGTATAG
- a CDS encoding carboxylesterase/lipase family protein, with the protein MNVQCFEVTPAVGDERAPVARTEFGAVRGTREGAVSIWRGVPYAAAPAGPRRFRPPRWPERWEGVRDCVLSGQVAPQDMDNTVPIDRALAMGEDCLWLNIWAPATAAEEPRPVMVWLHGGAYCLGSAAQAVYDGRHLAESGDVVVVTVNYRVGAFGFLDLSSLSGEFVPNLGLLDQLAALEWVRDNIDSFGGDPGNVTLFGESSGAGCVTALLTAPRAAGLFQRAIAQSPPATTVYGRERAAGVAERFRELVDLPRARIGELLEMPIQRIVRAAAVLIDEVPLQAPGTLAAAPVVDEDLLPGYPTDRFRDGRSHRVPLIIGTNKDEASLFRLFRSPIMPVTPEAVNTMLQQVQAGHPGLTAERLAEITSVYPDLAKPRGALAMSTDAAFRMPALWVADGHAQHSRTWMYRFDHATPMLRAARVGAGHATELPYVFGNFGTFDHDPTFWLGGRKQAAEVSGRMMRRWLAFAAHGVPAALDGSKHWPPYHPESRETLLIDAIDRVVPDPEGDLLTAWGERAVGFA; encoded by the coding sequence ATGAATGTCCAGTGCTTCGAGGTGACGCCTGCGGTGGGCGATGAGCGCGCTCCGGTGGCGCGGACCGAGTTCGGCGCGGTCCGCGGTACCCGGGAGGGCGCTGTATCGATCTGGCGCGGTGTCCCGTATGCCGCCGCGCCCGCCGGTCCGCGCAGGTTTCGGCCGCCGCGCTGGCCGGAACGCTGGGAAGGGGTCCGGGACTGCGTCCTATCCGGCCAGGTCGCACCCCAGGACATGGACAACACCGTCCCCATCGACCGAGCGTTGGCCATGGGGGAGGACTGCCTGTGGCTCAACATCTGGGCTCCGGCAACTGCCGCGGAGGAGCCGCGCCCGGTCATGGTGTGGCTGCACGGCGGCGCCTACTGTCTGGGTTCGGCCGCGCAGGCGGTATACGACGGCCGCCACCTGGCGGAGTCCGGTGACGTCGTGGTGGTCACGGTGAACTACCGGGTGGGCGCTTTCGGCTTCCTGGACCTGTCGTCGCTGTCCGGCGAGTTCGTGCCCAATCTGGGGCTCCTCGATCAGCTCGCCGCGCTGGAGTGGGTGCGTGACAATATCGACAGCTTCGGCGGCGACCCCGGCAACGTCACCCTCTTCGGTGAGTCCTCCGGCGCCGGCTGCGTGACCGCGCTCCTCACCGCGCCCCGGGCCGCGGGCCTGTTCCAGCGCGCGATCGCCCAGAGCCCGCCCGCGACCACGGTGTACGGCCGCGAACGCGCGGCGGGCGTGGCCGAACGTTTCCGTGAACTGGTGGACCTGCCCCGCGCCCGGATCGGTGAGCTTCTCGAAATGCCGATCCAGCGGATCGTGCGGGCCGCCGCGGTGCTGATCGACGAGGTGCCGCTGCAGGCTCCGGGCACGCTCGCCGCCGCGCCGGTGGTGGACGAGGACCTGCTGCCCGGCTATCCCACGGACCGTTTCCGGGACGGCCGTTCGCACCGGGTGCCCCTCATCATCGGCACCAACAAAGACGAGGCATCGCTGTTCCGGCTGTTCCGCTCACCGATAATGCCGGTGACCCCGGAAGCGGTGAACACCATGCTCCAACAGGTGCAGGCCGGGCATCCGGGCCTGACCGCGGAACGGCTCGCCGAGATCACCTCGGTGTATCCCGACCTCGCCAAACCGCGCGGCGCGCTGGCCATGTCCACCGACGCCGCCTTCCGGATGCCCGCGCTGTGGGTGGCCGACGGTCACGCACAGCATTCGCGGACCTGGATGTACCGCTTCGACCATGCGACGCCCATGCTGCGCGCCGCCCGGGTCGGCGCCGGGCACGCCACCGAACTGCCGTATGTGTTCGGTAACTTCGGCACCTTCGACCACGACCCCACTTTCTGGCTCGGCGGCCGGAAACAGGCGGCCGAGGTATCGGGCCGGATGATGCGCCGCTGGCTGGCGTTCGCGGCGCACGGCGTGCCCGCGGCGCTGGACGGGTCCAAACATTGGCCGCCCTACCATCCGGAATCCCGCGAAACATTGCTGATCGACGCGATCGACCGGGTGGTTCCGGATCCGGAAGGGGATCTGCTCACCGCGTGGGGAGAGCGGGCGGTCGGCTTCGCCTGA
- a CDS encoding FmdB family zinc ribbon protein: MPSYEFRCRSCGDTFEVNRPMAQASDPAVCPDGHDDTVKLLTTFATPGRAAAPAVSAPAPAAGGCCGGGCCA, translated from the coding sequence ATGCCGAGTTATGAGTTCCGCTGCCGCAGCTGTGGCGACACCTTCGAGGTCAACCGTCCGATGGCGCAGGCATCGGATCCCGCGGTCTGCCCGGACGGCCACGACGACACGGTGAAACTGCTGACCACGTTCGCGACCCCCGGCCGCGCGGCCGCGCCGGCGGTATCGGCGCCCGCACCGGCGGCGGGCGGCTGCTGCGGCGGCGGCTGCTGCGCCTGA
- a CDS encoding SelT/SelW/SelH family protein: MPRIAIEYCTQCRWLLRASWMAQELLTTFTTDIGEVALIPGAGGVFRITVDDAQVWERKADGGFPDIAVLKQRVRDRIAPARDLGHIDRAREDGPGSADAG, translated from the coding sequence ATGCCGCGTATCGCCATCGAATACTGCACGCAGTGCCGCTGGCTGCTGCGCGCGAGCTGGATGGCCCAGGAGTTGCTCACCACGTTCACCACCGATATCGGTGAGGTGGCGTTGATCCCCGGTGCGGGCGGTGTCTTCCGCATCACCGTCGACGACGCCCAGGTGTGGGAGCGCAAAGCCGACGGCGGATTCCCGGATATCGCGGTGCTGAAACAACGGGTCCGCGATCGGATCGCCCCGGCGCGCGATCTCGGTCACATCGACCGTGCGCGCGAGGACGGCCCCGGGTCCGCCGACGCGGGATGA
- a CDS encoding YchJ family protein, protein MDDTKPCPCRRGDTFGECCGPVLAGRPAPSAEALMRSRYTAFALGDADYLLRSWHPATRPAALDLDPGRRWLFLEIRHTTGGGPFDESGTVEFTAHYRDPAGRGQLHEVSRFTRTEGRWSYLDGDIEH, encoded by the coding sequence GTGGACGATACGAAGCCGTGCCCCTGCCGCCGCGGCGATACCTTCGGCGAATGCTGCGGACCGGTGCTGGCCGGGCGCCCGGCGCCGAGTGCCGAGGCGCTCATGCGTTCGCGGTACACCGCGTTCGCGCTCGGCGACGCCGATTACCTGCTGCGGTCCTGGCATCCCGCCACGCGGCCTGCCGCGCTCGACCTCGATCCCGGTCGTCGCTGGCTGTTCCTGGAGATCCGGCACACCACCGGCGGCGGGCCTTTCGACGAGTCCGGCACGGTCGAATTCACCGCGCACTATCGTGATCCGGCCGGTCGCGGACAGTTGCACGAGGTCAGCCGATTCACCCGTACCGAGGGCCGCTGGAGCTACCTCGACGGTGACATCGAGCATTAG